The sequence TCTCTCGGTTGACCTCTAAACTCTGGATTATGCAAATCTTTATGAAGTTACATTTTTGTAAGAAAGTGAAATTACATGGATTGTAGATATTATGTATAGAGATGATGTCAGTGATACTCATTTAGAATAAATAACCCCATTGAGCAGTAATACCCCAAGTTGGTaatactattttttttgtttgtttgttggcaTCTACCAGGCACGCAGACCCCAGATGTCATAGAAGGAAACCCAGTTTCCGAGGGAAGTTCTATATGTCAATGACatagtctctttttaaaatccttcctccctctctctcattcTTTGTCTGGGATTTGATTTCTATGAGGCTTTTTGCTATCGGAAGCGTGGAAGCAATTCCTACCTATTTCTTTTCCCCTCACCCCCTCAGCTCCAGCCCCAGGCCTCACTGCTTTTCCCAGAATGTGCCAGGTTGACCTTTCCTTGGGGCCTTTGTACAAAATCCCCCTGCCTGGACCGCAGTCCCCAGACATCTGCCTGGCTCCCTTGTTCCCTGCAGGCACTTGTTCAAAGTCTTCTCAGACCAGCTTTCCCTAACTTCCGCTGTTTAGAATTACATGGCTTAGTCCTCTTTGCACCTTTATTTTTATCCACTGCACTTTTTAAATGACGggttatatgtatttattttatattgtatgcCTTCCTTGTGTCCTCCCATTAGGATGTAGGCTCCAGAAGGGCAGACATTTTCACCTGTTTTGTATGTAATGTGTTCAGAGTCCAGAACAGCGCCTAGCACGGAGAAGGTACTCACATGTTTGTTGAGTACTCAGATGGAGACTAAGaaagtgtgagaaaatgttcatgACTTGctcttccttttgccttcatctttGAGCAATTGCATAATCTGCAGAGGAACCACAAAACCTTTCCAGATGTGGAGAAATAGAACCGTTTGCAAAATCGGTTGCAGATTCCACCATATTACACCTTTTGCAGACTCTAGGCTGGATGTAAATTAGATTTCAGCTCTGCTTCCCATTCACCAGCTTGCACCttatgaaaagtattttttaaagtataagttcctgggaattccctgggaattataatttaattttataaaactaaaattttattttattttattaaaatttctattttaaagtttaagtccagtggttaggacttggagctCTCACTGCTGGGGTCCTGGGTtggacccctggtcagggaactaagatacccatgtggtgaggccaaaaatgtttttaaaataaagcataagTTTGAAGTTAAATTGATTCGCATTCATTCCAGcataattaattattttgaagCATAAAAATAGTGTTTTGCAAACAATTTACAAATAGCTACAAATATTTAAGTTCCAACCATGCACTAGGCTCCCTGTGCTAGGCCTTGTAGGAAATACAGAAGGAAGAAGCTAAATCCCAGTTCTTAAGTATCTTAGGACTGAGAAGTGGGTAGAAAGTGAACAAAGATAAGAGAATAGAAGGCAGAATATGGAACTATTGTTTCAGGGATAGAGTTTATGCCTCTGCTTATCCTCACTCTTGTTTTCATAAGAACCAACACTTTTGTGATGGTCTTATGTCCAGTCTCAGAGGTTTTCACTGGGTTGCCTCCCCATTCCAGCCCCCACCGCCACgggaagggagaggggtggggaatAAAAGGTCAAAGCAGTACGGAGGGACCATGGGGCCTTTATGCTCCGCCCAGGCCTGGGGGAGAACAGCCTCCATCTTGCTCAGCAGCACAGCTGACATGCAGGATACTACCTCCAGGGAGGGGGCCCATGGGACATGGGTGCTGCCCAAAACTGCTCCCACCCCAGCtggaggagcagagagaaagaaaactgagaaagaaagaaagaaaactggaggaTCCTGCAGGTTACAGAACTGGTGCAATTGGTTGGAAGGGGCCGGGGCTGAGTAGGCCTGATTCGGCCTCAgggaatcctgctgctgctgctgctgctgctgctaagtcgcttcagtcatgtccgactctgtgcgaccccatagacggcagcccaccaggctcccccgtccctgggattgagGTGAGGGTTCCCTGGCCTTGGGGAGGCCTGTTCTAAAAGACAGTCTGCACAGTGTGGATTCTTTCATAAACAGCTTTAGAAAAAGTTATAGCCAGACGTGCATGCACAAAAATGAACCCAACCATTTTGTgaactgttttgtttgtttgtttgttttgacttttttcttaaacatatatttaaaatgaagaggaaggagTAAACTTCATTAAGTTGCATTCAACCTGGGGGTCAGCCTGACCCCCATCTGAGGTTCTCCACAGCGACCAAGGCCGTGCCTGAAGATCTGAGCCTTCacaaaggggacaacagtgggATGAGCTACCTGGAAAAAACTGGGGGAAATGGTGTCTAGGGCAGCTCTTAGACACATACAAGAGAAGCCATGGATGTGGCTCCACCTTTTAGAGGGCCCTGCTCCAACAACTCCCTTATCCACATCCTTCCCCACAGAGCAAGCGTCCATGAGGCCAAGTGGAGGTGCTTGCCCTGGGTCTGCACCTCACCACAGGTATCTGGAACCTGCAGCTCTCTGCCCAGATGACTCAGGGCTGCTTGAATTTACATGGGCCTCTTCCTTTGGTCCATCCTCCTAAGGATGGTAAGGCCTCTGCTAAGTCCAAGACGTGGCAAAGAGGCAGTGTTTATAGATGGAGCCTGAATGAGAGAGCACCAGGCCCTTAGCAGAGCTGGGGGGACTTGGGGAAGGTAGAGAAGGAGGTGGGTCTCAGGCTAAGGCCCAGGGGCTGGAGGATGGAGGCTAGCTTTCTCTGTGCCACCACCAAGTCAGATTTTTGAATTTGAACTTGGGCTTTGAGGTCATACGAAGGGATATTTGTCAAGGTAGAGAGAGTAGAACATACTAAACAGTTCGTTAGCTTGATTTATCCCTGTAAGATATTTGGGCCTCTGGCATGTGGGCCTCCTCTGATCTCTTGACACAGCCTTGCAAATATCAGGGCTGGTCTTGGGGGCTGTCTTTAGAGATGCGTTTTGCTGACTGGGGAGGATGTTGATGGGTCAGGATGGCAGGAGATAACAAGATAAAAGGCCTAGAGATGGGCATTTCCAGACAACACTGAGCAGAGCCTGGGAAGAAAGCCACTGTGCTGCATGTCTTCTCCCCGCCAGGTTTTGGCAGGACATGGAGGACCTTGGTTTCCTTGGTCTCAGCTCTGCTTACCTCTTAGGTGTcatttctcctctcctctgtgaTGCTTGCTGAGCTCCAGCATCCTAGGCCACTGGTTCCCGCAGTGAGCCCCGCTCTCCCAGCCTCTGTCTGTACAAATTGTTTTCTGTTCTGCTCCTACTGTCTGTCCTCTCTCCTATGTCCCTGCTCAGCCTCATTCCCTGCTCACCTCCTCCCCGTCCCAGGATCTCCCCTAAGACGTATCTTCTCTAGAAAGTCTTCCCTGAAGGCCCAGGCCCTGCGCTGACCCCATTATGACACCATCCCATTCCTTCCAGACTGCGCTGTCTCCACTAGACGCAGAGCTTCCTGGTTGACACGAGAGAAGTTCAGTGCAAAAGCAGCAGAGAAAGTCATGCAGTTTTATTTCATCTTAGCCGGCTTTTGACCATTAGGGACTATGATAATTCTTACAGTGAGGTTTGGCTAgaagaaaaaagtagagaaagaatAGGAAAATGGTTTTCAGAGTTGGTTTGATATAATagacaaagcatttttaaaattttgctttttaaaatttgaaaattaaattttttaagaaaaaatttaaaattttccttgggAGGCCTGAGTCTTTATGTGGGTTCTCACTGTGGGTCTGTCGAGCAGACTAACcaacctggtgtgtgtgtgtgtgtgtgtgtgtgtgtgtacacgtgcatATGCATGCACAGCAGTGAGATAGGGGCCCTATTTTATCACCCTAGAGCCTCTCCTGGTGAAACCTGGGCGTTGGTTGTCAGGGTTTTCAAACCCTCAGAATCCCTCAGGGATAGATCTCCCTGGAGGGGCCAGTGAGTGGCCCTGGGCCCCTCCCCAAAAGACCAGAGCACTTTACTTCATCTACAAGTTGAGTTACGTGTAAAAATGTTCAACCTGAGGTTTTCAACCTCAACAAAAAAGGCTCCAAGTCTTGGCTAAAGCTCTGAAGTCCTTTCCAGGTCGAAGTTCCTGGGGTTCTGTGATTCCATAAGAGGAAGTAGCAGCTGGGTCCCCGAAGGAATGGGTGCAAATGAACACGGAGGACTATCATGAGGTTTAGACGGAATCTAGCAGCTTATGGATCTGGATCAGCCGTGACCCTAAATAtctgccttctctgcctctctcgCAGGGACTCACTCTCTGAGATATTTTCGCCTGGGCATTTCAGAGCCTGGCTATGGGATCCCTGAATTTATTTCAGCCGGGTATGTGGATTCTCATCCCATCACCATGTACAACAGTGTGTCCCAGCTGAAGGAGCCGCGGGCCCTGTGGATGGAGGAAAACCTGGCACCTGATCACTGGGAGAGGTACACACAGCTGCTGCGGGGCTGGCAGCAGGCGTTCAAGGTGGAACTGAAGCAGCTGCAGCATCACTACAATCACTCAGGTGGTGAAGGCAGCAGGGATGAGCACATTCCATCCCTAGCCCCCAACCCGGTAGAGGCCCCTGGGCTGACAGTGGCTGTGAGCTGAGCTACATTCTTTTGGCAAAGCTCAGGCAATCTTGTCACTGGGGTTCAGTGCCTGCCATCTGTCCTGTGCCTCTTCCACATTGTCTGTTTCTTCCCCAGGACCCCATGTGCCCCCATGTCCCTGTCCCATCTTCATTCAGGCTGCTGACCTGCATCTCCTCCTAAATCTAGCCGTTGTGTGTCTTATTTCCAGGCCTAATGAGGTGCTTGCTTATGGGCAATGACTTACTACATTAACTTTCCCTGGGGATATTTCTGGCTCCTGGGTATCTCTCCCTCCTCCATTGCAGTAAAAAGTTTATCAGTTAGTTGTCCCCAATATAGGATAACTCCACAAGGCAGGAATTATCATACTCCTTTGACATGCAGTAGGTACTCTGTAGATACCTATGTATAGGTGGGCTTATATCACAGGAACTTTCTGGagactcagtgatgccatgccAGGCCTGTGCAGTAATGTATTCTGGGGTAGAAGATGCTTCCAGCCATGCCCCTAGTCAGATCATCCGGGTACCCACCTTTACATCCCCATGTCAACCCCTCCCTTCCTGCCATTCATGTGTCTTCCAGGGTTTCACACTTACCAGAGAATGATTGGCTGTGAGTTACTGGAGGATGGAAGCATCACGGGATTTCTCCAATATGCATATGATGGACAGGATTTCCTTATCTTCAATAAAGATACCCTGTCCTGGATGGCCATGGATAATGTGGCTGACATCATCAGGCGGGTATGGGAGGCCAATCGGCATGAGTTACAATATCAGAAGAATTGGCTGGAAGAAGAATGCATTGCTTGGTTAAAGAGATTCCTGGAGTATGGGAAAGATGCCTTACAAAGAACAGGTAAAGAGGAGGGGGAACTCCTTGTCCCCACATCCTCAGAACTAGCAGTTTCATACGTAACAGTCCTCTAATTTAGCTTTTAGCCATCCTTTTCTGAAGTCTGTTTTGTTAGTTGGGCTACAGTGACCTGTAACTTCCTCATGAAAACTTTCCCTAGTTACCTTTTTATCAGCATTTTAACAACACTCAGCAATTCTACTTGTTTTGAGTGGAGTATGTCCAGGGACGCTTCCTTTTGGGGGATTCAGTGAGATAAATCCTCCCATCTCCTGTTAATGATAAGTTGggtaatattgggttggccaaaaagttcatctgggttttcctgaatgaacttttttggcaCCCCCTGCCCAGTACTTTGGGAGGTAATGCAATTCTTCAAGCTTTGTAGTAACCAAGAGATCATACAACACCAGGATGAGTAAAAAtctgaaattagaaaaaagacacacagagggTCTTTGCTTACCTTAAGAGGTTAGGATAAGATTCCTTTCAGTAAAAAACTCCTCTTATACATCAAAGATGTGATTCAGTTGGTCAACTTTTAGTTAACAAAGAACTTTTCATGCATGATCTCATTATTCAAAATGAATTATGTCTGTATCATGCTGTGGGAAACTCCCAGACACGATGTGCCTTTTCCCACAGGAGTGATGTTTAATAGTGGGGCTTTCCAGAGCTATGGCAGTCCCTTGGGGAGGCACCTGGACTACAGGTATGAATATGGACTCTCTGTTCAAGCACATCGGTTTTGGAGGCAGTTGACTGGAGTTTGTTTCAATTCTCCCACTCACTAGCTgaatactcattttcattttaatggtttCAGGTAACAGAAATCTGCTCAAATTGGCTTTAGATCAAAGAATTTGTTATTGGTGAACCTGGGTTCTgggttattcttatttttatatgtttcttgCAATGAAGAAAATTGGGAAATGCAGTTGCTGTTTTCTAGTATTGTGCACTCAGTACATAAGATACTTCTATTTTAActtgaacttcttttttttctagagCCCCCCAAAGTCAGAGTCAATCACAAAGAAACTTTCCCAGGGATTACAACTCTTTACTGCAGAGCTTATGGCTTTTACCCCCCAGAAATTTCCATTAACTGGATGAAAAACGGGGAAGAAATTTTCCAAGATACCGATTATGGAGGCATTCTTCCCAGTGGGGATGGGACCTATCAGACTTGGGTGTCTGTTGAGCTGGATCCTCAGAA is a genomic window of Bos indicus isolate NIAB-ARS_2022 breed Sahiwal x Tharparkar chromosome 16, NIAB-ARS_B.indTharparkar_mat_pri_1.0, whole genome shotgun sequence containing:
- the LOC109570770 gene encoding major histocompatibility complex class I-related gene protein isoform X1; amino-acid sequence: MMLLLPLIIVLMMKLSDARTHSLRYFRLGISEPGYGIPEFISAGYVDSHPITMYNSVSQLKEPRALWMEENLAPDHWERYTQLLRGWQQAFKVELKQLQHHYNHSGFHTYQRMIGCELLEDGSITGFLQYAYDGQDFLIFNKDTLSWMAMDNVADIIRRVWEANRHELQYQKNWLEEECIAWLKRFLEYGKDALQRTEPPKVRVNHKETFPGITTLYCRAYGFYPPEISINWMKNGEEIFQDTDYGGILPSGDGTYQTWVSVELDPQNGDIYSCHVEHGGVHMVLQGFQESETILLVVKAVGFIVLAIALAGVGILAWRKRPRGKNKVICLSTPEH
- the LOC109570770 gene encoding major histocompatibility complex class I-related gene protein isoform X2, translating into MMLLLPLIIVLMMKLSDARTHSLRYFRLGISEPGYGIPEFISAGYVDSHPITMYNSVSQLKEPRALWMEENLAPDHWERYTQLLRGWQQAFKVELKQLQHHYNHSGFHTYQRMIGCELLEDGSITGFLQYAYDGQDFLIFNKDTLSWMAMDNVADIIRRVWEANRHELQYQKNWLEEECIAWLKRFLEYGKDALQRTEPPKVRVNHKETFPGITTLYCRAYGFYPPEISINWMKNGEEIFQDTDYGGILPSGDGTYQTWVSVELDPQNGDIYSCHVEHGGVHMVLQGFQESETILLVVKAVGFIVLAIALAGVGILAWRKRPRAR